The Phycisphaerae bacterium genomic interval CGACGAACAACTGAACGCCGGCAGCTTGGCATCCTTGATGATCTTGAACATCTCCTTGGCGTCGCCCAGGCTGGCGGCAAAGGGCTTGTCGATGTAGACCGGCTTGCCGGCCTCGGCCACAGGCCGAAGCTCCTTGAGATGCCGACGGCCGTCGACGCTCTCGATCATCACCACGTCCACCTCCTTGAGCATCTCCTCGATGGAGGCGGTCATTTTCACTTGCCACTTCTCGACCAGGTTCTTCTTGTACTCCTCAACCCTATCGGCGCTGCTTTTGACGTCCGGGCTGAATGAGGGGTAGCACGCGACCACACGGACCGCGGGCACGCCCTCGGCCGGGGCCTGCTCGTGAAACAGCTTGGTGAACGCTCCGCAGTGCGATGTGTCGCAACCGATCATCCCGACGCGAATGGTGTCTGGCATGGAGGCAAATCTCCTTTCGGTTTTCTCGTTCCGGCACTTTCATAACGGAGAGCGGCAGGGAAATCCAGCCGTGAAGCTTTTGACTTGGTCTGGTCTTGCTGGTCCCAGAATCCATTCTGGGGCCATCTGCGTCGAGGATTCCCATCCTCATTATCACCGAATGCCGAACGGATTCGGCCAGGCGAGGCGGCTCGGAAGGGATTCCGGGCCGAGCGGTTTTGACTTGGTCTGGCCAGCCTCCTATCCTGCGACACCAGGAGCCGCATGCTGTTTGGGAGGTGTCCATGCGCACACGTACCGGCGGTTTTCGGATCGGTTTTCGTCGCGGGTGGAGCGATTGGCAGAAAGACCTGCCTGCCTTGGCAACCTGGGCCAAGGATGCGGGTTTTGAGGCCATCGATCTTGCGCAGGCAAGACCCGAAGATATCGGTCAAGTACGGGATGCGGGCCTGCAGGTGGTATCCGTGGACATGCTCGACTGGTCGGCCCTGCTCAGTCCCGACGCCGGCAAACGCCGGTCGGCCATCGCCCGCAACGCGGCCTATTTCAAGGAGATGGCTACTCTGGGGGTCCAGGTTTTCTTCACCGTGGCCATCCCAGAGGACCCCTCCCGGCCGGGCAAGGACAACTTCGACCTGGCCGTCGCCAGCTACGGCGATCTGGCCCCTGTGGCCGAGAGCCTGGGAGCGACGATCGCACTGGAAGGCTGGCCCGGCAGTCCGCCGTTCGCCAATCTCTGCTGCAATCCGGAGACCTGCCGGGCGATGTTCCGTGAGGTGCCCTGCCGCGGTCTGGGCATCAACTACGATCCCTCGCACCTCATTCGAATGGGCATCGACCATGCCAGGTTCGCCGCCGAGTTCGCCGATCGGATCATACATCTTCACGCCAAGGATACGGAGATCATTACCGATAACCTCTACGAGATTGGCCTATACCAGCAGTCCATCTTCCAGAAACCGTTCTTCTGTGGCGAGTTCGTGTGGCGATACACGATTCCCGGTCACGGCGTGGCCCGCTGGAGCCACATTCTGGCGATCCTCGCAAAATCGGGTTTTGGCGGTGTTGTTTCGGTTGAACTGGAGGACGCCGAGTACAACGGTACCGAGCTGGGTGAACAGACCGGCCTCCTGGCATCACTGCAGTACCTGGAAACCGTTTGACGGAGCGGACTTGTCCTCTACCCCCCATGCAGGGCTTGGTTTCGGGCAGCCCTCATTCCAGTCCCGTCTGGCCGTCCACGACATAGAGTGCGGAAGAGTCCGTGGTGTTGAGATTCGGTTCCTATTCGGTTAATGGAAGCGTTTCCAACTCGGACCGGCGTGTGGTACAATAGAATGACGCGGAGCAGTCAAGGGAGCCGGGATGGGTCAGAT includes:
- a CDS encoding sugar phosphate isomerase/epimerase, whose product is MRTRTGGFRIGFRRGWSDWQKDLPALATWAKDAGFEAIDLAQARPEDIGQVRDAGLQVVSVDMLDWSALLSPDAGKRRSAIARNAAYFKEMATLGVQVFFTVAIPEDPSRPGKDNFDLAVASYGDLAPVAESLGATIALEGWPGSPPFANLCCNPETCRAMFREVPCRGLGINYDPSHLIRMGIDHARFAAEFADRIIHLHAKDTEIITDNLYEIGLYQQSIFQKPFFCGEFVWRYTIPGHGVARWSHILAILAKSGFGGVVSVELEDAEYNGTELGEQTGLLASLQYLETV